Proteins found in one Arachis stenosperma cultivar V10309 chromosome 8, arast.V10309.gnm1.PFL2, whole genome shotgun sequence genomic segment:
- the LOC130944885 gene encoding protein RICE SALT SENSITIVE 3-like gives MVGSGGGGGGTGERSKEAVGMMALHEALRTVCLNSDWTYSVFWTIRPRPRVRGGNGCKVGDDNGSLMLMWEDGFCRGRSASLVEDMDGGGEDPVRKAFSKMSIQLYNYGEGLMGKVASDKCHKWVFKEPTECEPNISNYWQSSFDALPPEWTDQFDSGIQTIAVIQAGHGLLQLGSCKIIPEDLHFVLRMRHTFESLGYQSGFYLSQLFSSTRNTSSSTSIPSKPSSIPIRPPAPLFNWPHRPSLPSSAASMLSSPNFAASRMGFPNKDSETHMFLMPHHHQEHGARIEDMIGTNTTSGDHENDIKWPNGLSFFNALTGRTHEANKLLQEQALNITHQNPNSDSSNMQQNEFLSLETGHPEGGSAAARKMDKFKRSFTLPARVVSSSSSTSMDQHQQQGNAVEYRNSDGPMFPDVMETFLE, from the exons atggtggggtcaggaggtggtggtggtggaacAGGAGAGAGGAGCAAGGAGGCTGTTGGGATGATGGCACTTCATGAGGCACTCAGAACCGTCTGTCTTAACTCTGACTGGACCTACTCTGTCTTCTGGACCATCCGCCCACGCCC GAGAGTTAGAGGTGGCAATGGTTGCAAGGTTGGAGACGATAACGGCAGCCT GATGCTGATGTGGGAAGATGGGTTCTGCCGAGGAAGGAGTGCAAGTCTGGTGGAAGACATGGACGGAGGAGGAGAGGATCCAGTGAGAAAGGCCTTCAGCAAGATGTCCATTCAGTTATATAATTATGGAGAAGG GTTGATGGGGAAAGTTGCATCTGATAAGTGCCACAAGTGGGTCTTCAAAGAGCCCACAGAATGTGAGCCTAATATCTCCAACTACTGGCAGAGCTCCTTTGATGCT CTTCCTCCTGAATGGACCGACCAGTTTGATTCTGGCATTCAG ACTATTGCTGTAATTCAAGCTGGACATGGCCTTCTTCAGCTAGGCTCTTGCAAGATT ATTCCGGAGGACCTCCATTTTGTGCTAAGAATGAGACACACATTTGAATCACTTGGCTACCAATCGGGATTCTACCTCTCACAACTCTTCTCTTCAACAAGGAACACTTCATCTTCAACTTCAATCCCTTCAAAACCATCTTCCATTCCAATTAGGCCTCCAGCACCACTCTTCAACTGGCCTCACAGGCCTTCGCTTCCATCTTCGGCCGCCTCAATGCTCTCCTCGCCCAATTTTGCTGCATCCAGGATGGGATTCCCAAACAAGGACTCTGAGACACACATGTTTCTCATGCCACACCATCACCAAGAGCATGGTGCAaggattgaggacatgattggaACTAACACTACTAGTGGTGATCATGAGAATGATATCAAGTGGCCTAATGGATTGTCCTTCTTCAATGCTTTAACCGGCCGAACCCACGAAGCTAACAAGCTATTGCAGGAACAAGCATTGAACATCACTCATCAGAACCCCAATTCCGATTCTTCAAACATGCAACAAAATGAGTTCCTCAGCTTGGAAACAGGACACCCTGAAGGTGGTTCTGCTGCTGCAAGGAAAATGGATAAGTTCAAGAGGAGCTTCACTTTACCTGCTAGAGTTgtttcatcatcttcatcaacttccatggatcaacatcaaCAACAAGGTAATGCTGTGGAGTATAGGAATTCAGATGGACCTATGTTCCCGGATGTTATGGAAACCTTTTTGGAGTGA